A single window of Flagellimonas maritima DNA harbors:
- a CDS encoding BspA family leucine-rich repeat surface protein — MKLQNIFLVALFALILFSCGKDDGPTATNGAPTISAQAFTASEGISDTQAIGTVKAADPDGDALVFAIVTNSGDLFEIAATTGSLSLKEGKGLDFNTAASHVITVGVSDGEDDAAAQITINVTNVNAAAPVMEDQVVSVDEDVDDATVIYAVVASDADGDELTFAIVENDSDLFEITEAGEISLASGKGLDFETADKHTITVSVTDGVETVEASVDINVENVADTLAEDPASFVTTWKTDADGGSIGFGLSGEANLLNNDYDFTVDWGDGTVENIAILREDITILTDIAHEYETAGTYTVAIQGVFPSMHMSNNTVTKEKLLSIEQWGTIKWESFNRAFLGCSNMVHNATDAPDLTMVTDLGFMFSGASSFNGDLSNWNVENITSMLQMFESALSFNGDISEWDTGNTKTMNSMFKNADSFNQNLGGWNITNVINMQDMLSFSGLDTVNYNSTLIGWNEQSDTPSNISLGASGLGYCGPGAAARDSLEQNHNWIISDSGEVPCP, encoded by the coding sequence ATGAAACTACAGAACATATTTTTAGTGGCCCTTTTCGCTTTGATCCTATTTTCATGCGGCAAGGACGACGGCCCAACGGCTACCAACGGTGCACCAACTATTAGCGCACAGGCCTTTACCGCATCCGAGGGTATATCCGATACCCAGGCCATAGGCACCGTGAAGGCGGCCGACCCCGACGGGGATGCCCTGGTCTTCGCGATCGTTACCAACAGCGGCGACCTGTTCGAGATAGCCGCCACAACAGGCTCCCTGAGCCTTAAGGAGGGCAAGGGCCTTGACTTCAACACGGCGGCCTCGCACGTGATCACCGTGGGGGTCAGCGACGGAGAGGACGATGCCGCCGCCCAGATCACCATAAACGTCACCAACGTCAACGCGGCCGCCCCCGTCATGGAGGACCAAGTGGTCAGCGTGGATGAGGACGTGGACGACGCCACGGTAATCTATGCCGTAGTGGCATCCGATGCCGACGGCGACGAGCTCACGTTCGCCATCGTGGAGAACGACAGCGACCTATTTGAGATCACCGAAGCTGGAGAGATCAGCCTTGCCAGTGGAAAGGGCCTCGATTTTGAGACCGCCGATAAGCACACCATCACCGTGAGCGTCACGGATGGGGTGGAAACGGTGGAAGCGAGTGTGGACATCAACGTGGAGAACGTGGCCGATACACTGGCCGAGGACCCCGCTTCCTTTGTGACCACATGGAAGACAGATGCCGATGGCGGGAGTATTGGCTTTGGGTTGAGTGGAGAAGCCAACCTGCTAAATAACGATTATGACTTTACCGTGGACTGGGGCGATGGAACCGTTGAGAACATTGCAATACTACGTGAAGACATAACTATTTTAACGGACATAGCGCACGAATATGAAACTGCTGGAACTTATACTGTAGCAATACAAGGCGTTTTTCCCAGTATGCATATGAGTAATAATACGGTAACAAAAGAAAAGCTGCTAAGTATTGAGCAATGGGGAACGATCAAATGGGAATCTTTTAACAGAGCTTTCTTAGGTTGTTCAAACATGGTCCATAACGCTACGGATGCCCCAGACCTTACAATGGTGACTGATTTAGGGTTTATGTTTAGCGGAGCAAGTTCTTTCAACGGCGATCTTAGTAATTGGAACGTGGAAAATATCACGAGTATGCTCCAAATGTTCGAATCTGCCTTATCCTTTAATGGGGATATAAGCGAATGGGACACAGGGAATACGAAAACTATGAATTCTATGTTTAAAAATGCCGATTCTTTTAATCAGAATCTGGGTGGCTGGAATATCACCAACGTGATTAATATGCAAGATATGCTTAGTTTTTCCGGACTTGACACTGTAAATTATAATAGTACTTTGATAGGTTGGAACGAGCAAAGCGATACACCGTCCAATATTTCACTTGGGGCATCTGGTTTAGGCTATTGTGGTCCAGGTGCCGCTGCAAGGGATTCGCTAGAGCAAAATCATAATTGGATCATTAGTGATTCAGGGGAGGTTCCCTGTCCATAA